The following coding sequences are from one Lolium rigidum isolate FL_2022 chromosome 6, APGP_CSIRO_Lrig_0.1, whole genome shotgun sequence window:
- the LOC124667603 gene encoding bidirectional sugar transporter SWEET16-like, with translation MDSTLFIIGIIGNIISVLVFVSPIPTFWRIVRSKSTEDFESAPYVLTLLNSLLWLYYGLTKPDGLLVATVNGFGAVMQTIYILLFLVYAADPSTRVKTVKLVATLDIGFFGFVFATTTFAIAGLDMKIMIIGLICACLNVFMYGSPLAAVRTVIASKSVEYMPFFLSFFLFLNGGIWATYALLDRDVFLGIPNGIGFFLGGIQLVIYAVYKNYRVKSQTSDDAGDDGWQAASAPFLSSDARV, from the exons ATGGATTCCACTCTGTTTATCATCGGCATCATAG GAAACATCATCTCGGTCCTGGTCTTCGTTTCTCCCAT CCCGACGTTCTGGAGGATCGTGAGGAGCAAGTCGACGGAGGATTTCGAGTCGGCACCGTACGTGCTCACGCTGCTCAACTCGCTGCTATGGCTCTACTACGGCCTCACCAAGCCGGACGGCCTCCTCGTCGCCACCGTCAACGGCTTTGGGGCTGTCATGCAGACCATCTACATCCTGCTCTTCCTAGTTTACGCCGCCGATCCTTCCACAAGG GTTAAAACAGTGAAATTGGTGGCAACTTTGGACATTGGGTTTTTCGGATTCGTGTTCGCAACCACGACATTTGCAATTGCCGGGCTTGACATGAAAATCATGATTATAGGATTGATATGTGCCTGCCTCAACGTGTTCATGTATGGATCCCCACTGGCTGCCGTG AGAACGGTGATTGCATCGAAGAGCGTTGAGTACATGCCGTTCTTtctgtccttcttcctcttcctcaacgGAGGCATCTGGGCTACCTACGCTCTACTTGACCGAGACGTCTTCCTTGGG ATCCCAAATGGAATAGGCTTCTTCTTGGGTGGCATCCAACTGGTTATATATGCAGTCTACAAGAACTATAGGGTCAAATCTCAAACCAGTGATGATGCTGGAGATGATGGATGGCAGGCTGCTTCAGCTCCTTTTTTGTCCTCCGATGCAAGGGTTTAG